One segment of Methylotenera versatilis 79 DNA contains the following:
- a CDS encoding YqgE/AlgH family protein translates to MENINLTGQFLIAMPAVSDPYFSKTITYICTHNQDGAMGVIVNRATDITLTDLFEQIKLDANSSTLLGKTVHYGGPVQIDRGFILHTPLIEYNSTILVGNTIALTTSKDILEAAAENNAPEKMLVALGYAGWTPGQLEEEILNNTWLSLDTNNLHDIHALIFDAPNHEKFDLAMQLMGLNLANLSDVAGHA, encoded by the coding sequence TTGGAAAATATCAATCTCACAGGTCAGTTTCTCATCGCGATGCCCGCCGTGTCAGACCCTTATTTCTCTAAAACCATCACTTATATATGTACGCATAATCAAGATGGTGCAATGGGCGTGATAGTTAATCGCGCAACCGACATTACACTTACCGACCTGTTCGAACAAATCAAACTCGACGCTAATTCATCCACCTTACTGGGAAAAACCGTGCATTATGGCGGCCCAGTGCAAATTGACCGCGGTTTTATTTTGCATACGCCGCTTATCGAATACAACTCAACCATTTTAGTCGGCAACACGATTGCGCTCACCACATCAAAAGATATCTTAGAAGCTGCTGCGGAAAACAATGCGCCAGAAAAAATGCTGGTGGCTTTGGGTTATGCGGGCTGGACACCTGGCCAACTGGAAGAAGAAATACTTAACAATACATGGTTAAGTTTGGATACAAACAATCTGCACGATATTCACGCACTTATTTTCGACGCGCCAAATCATGAAAAATTTGACCTCGCCATGCAGTTAATGGGGCTTAATTTGGCTAATTTATCCGATGTTGCTGGGCATGCTTAA
- the ruvX gene encoding Holliday junction resolvase RuvX, with protein sequence MMQSDLLKNGPKIRSSNSLSQSHLPILERKYPEITGTVLAFDFGEKRIGVAVGETLLKVAHPLTTIESETNDARFNAIATIIEEWRPSLLIVGLPTHMDGGEHLLTSLAKKFAQRLEGRFNLPVMMIDERLSSADAAQNLNAAGVKGFKQKGLIDAVAAQTILQSHFDGL encoded by the coding sequence ATGATGCAAAGCGACTTACTTAAAAACGGCCCAAAAATTAGATCGAGTAACAGCTTAAGCCAAAGCCATTTGCCGATTTTAGAGCGCAAATATCCGGAAATCACTGGCACGGTATTAGCCTTTGATTTCGGTGAAAAACGCATTGGTGTTGCCGTAGGTGAGACTTTATTAAAAGTAGCGCATCCGCTGACGACAATTGAATCTGAAACCAACGATGCGCGTTTTAACGCCATTGCCACGATTATTGAAGAATGGCGCCCTAGCCTGTTAATCGTTGGCTTGCCAACGCATATGGATGGTGGCGAACATTTGTTAACCAGTTTGGCTAAAAAATTTGCGCAGCGGCTAGAAGGCCGTTTTAATTTGCCTGTGATGATGATTGATGAGCGCCTGAGTTCGGCAGATGCCGCACAAAACTTAAACGCAGCCGGCGTAAAGGGCTTCAAGCAAAAAGGCTTGATCGATGCCGTCGCAGCACAAACCATATTACAATCGCACTTTGATGGACTTTGA
- a CDS encoding aspartate carbamoyltransferase catalytic subunit produces MINPQLDSDGNLKHLLTIEGLPKRILNQILDTAETFVGVAERDIKKVPLLRGKTVCNIFFENSTRTRTTFEIAAKRLSADVINLNVGTSSQSKGETILDTVDNLIAMHADMFVVRHSQSGAAHFIAQHVPDNISVINAGDGRHAHPTQGLLDVFTIRRYKPDMHNLRVALVGDVLHSRVARSEIHALTTLGVPEVRVIAPKTLLPTDVEKLGVQVFHDMKAGLKDVDVIMMLRLQNERMNGAMLPSAQEYFKTFGLTQEKLQLAKPDAIVMHPGPMNRGVEIDSCVADGNQSVILPQVTYGIAVRMAVMAILGGGSVGGQVGNSV; encoded by the coding sequence ATGATTAATCCACAACTTGATTCTGACGGCAATCTAAAACACCTGCTCACCATCGAGGGCTTGCCGAAGCGCATACTCAATCAAATATTGGATACTGCTGAAACTTTTGTTGGCGTAGCCGAGCGCGACATTAAAAAAGTGCCTTTATTGCGCGGGAAAACCGTGTGCAATATCTTCTTTGAAAACAGCACGCGCACACGTACTACATTTGAAATCGCCGCAAAAAGATTGTCTGCCGATGTGATTAATCTGAATGTGGGCACATCTAGCCAATCAAAAGGCGAGACGATTTTAGATACGGTGGATAATCTCATCGCCATGCATGCCGATATGTTTGTGGTGCGCCACAGCCAAAGCGGCGCGGCGCATTTTATTGCGCAACATGTGCCAGATAATATTAGTGTGATTAATGCGGGCGATGGTCGTCATGCGCATCCAACGCAAGGCTTGTTAGATGTTTTCACCATTCGTCGCTACAAACCCGATATGCATAACCTGCGTGTCGCTTTGGTGGGCGATGTGCTGCACTCGCGCGTTGCCAGAAGCGAGATTCATGCGCTGACAACACTAGGCGTGCCAGAAGTGCGTGTGATCGCACCCAAAACTTTATTACCGACTGATGTCGAAAAACTCGGTGTGCAAGTTTTCCATGACATGAAAGCTGGCTTAAAAGATGTAGACGTCATTATGATGCTGCGTCTGCAAAACGAACGCATGAACGGCGCGATGCTGCCATCGGCACAAGAGTATTTTAAAACCTTTGGCTTAACACAAGAAAAACTGCAATTAGCTAAACCTGATGCAATCGTCATGCATCCTGGCCCGATGAACCGCGGTGTAGAGATTGATTCTTGCGTGGCGGATGGCAACCAATCCGTTATATTGCCGCAAGTGACTTATGGTATCGCCGTGCGCATGGCAGTTATGGCGATTCTTGGTGGTGGCAGTGTAGGCGGACAAGTAGGGAATAGCGTATGA
- the ribBA gene encoding bifunctional 3,4-dihydroxy-2-butanone-4-phosphate synthase/GTP cyclohydrolase II — translation MPLESISPITEIIADIKAGKIVILVDDENRENEGDFVIAAEFATAAHINFMAKHGRGLICLTLTEARCKQLNLPPMVQKNGTRLGTNFTVSIEAATGVTTGISAKDRATTIEAAVAKDANPKSIISPGHIFPLTALDGGVLVRAGHTEAGCDLAALAGVEPASVICEILKDDGEMARLPDLVEIAREHGIKIGTIADLIHYRSENEKLIERAAERTVNTPYGEMRLIAYSDKIANETHLALVKGEPSAEKETLVRVHEPLSVFDLLDSSSCTHSWNMLQAMEAVSQSECGVIVLLQHRESAADLVARINHADEPTRYNQELRTYGIGSQILLDLNVRKMRLMATPRKMPSMDGFGLEITGYLECGQQES, via the coding sequence ATGCCACTTGAATCTATTAGCCCTATCACTGAAATCATTGCCGACATTAAAGCCGGAAAAATCGTTATTTTAGTTGACGATGAGAATCGTGAAAATGAAGGCGACTTTGTTATCGCAGCAGAATTTGCAACTGCGGCGCATATTAACTTTATGGCGAAACATGGTCGCGGACTGATCTGTTTAACTTTAACAGAGGCGCGTTGCAAACAATTGAATCTGCCGCCAATGGTGCAAAAAAATGGCACGCGTTTAGGCACGAATTTCACGGTTTCAATCGAAGCCGCCACTGGCGTGACCACAGGCATTTCCGCCAAAGACCGTGCTACTACCATTGAAGCCGCAGTTGCCAAAGACGCTAATCCTAAGAGCATCATTAGCCCAGGCCATATTTTTCCATTAACAGCTTTAGATGGCGGCGTGCTGGTGCGTGCAGGCCACACAGAAGCTGGTTGCGATTTAGCGGCGCTGGCTGGTGTAGAACCTGCATCGGTTATCTGTGAGATTTTAAAAGACGACGGCGAAATGGCGCGTTTACCGGATTTAGTGGAAATTGCGCGGGAACATGGCATCAAAATCGGCACTATTGCTGATTTAATTCATTACAGAAGTGAGAATGAAAAACTGATTGAGCGCGCAGCAGAACGTACTGTTAATACGCCTTACGGCGAGATGCGCTTGATTGCTTATTCTGACAAGATTGCCAACGAAACCCATTTGGCTTTAGTAAAAGGCGAACCTTCTGCCGAAAAAGAAACCTTAGTACGTGTGCATGAGCCGCTGTCAGTTTTTGATTTGTTAGATAGCAGCAGCTGTACACATAGTTGGAATATGCTGCAAGCGATGGAAGCGGTTTCTCAATCAGAATGTGGTGTGATTGTGTTATTGCAACATCGAGAAAGCGCGGCCGATTTAGTGGCGCGAATCAATCACGCGGATGAACCGACGCGCTACAATCAAGAGTTACGCACTTATGGTATCGGCTCACAGATTCTGCTGGATTTAAATGTGCGTAAAATGCGCCTGATGGCAACGCCACGTAAAATGCCAAGCATGGATGGATTTGGTTTGGAAATCACAGGATATTTGGAATGTGGGCAGCAAGAGTCTTAA
- the pyrR gene encoding bifunctional pyr operon transcriptional regulator/uracil phosphoribosyltransferase PyrR, translating to MQLPNPETLLTDITTKIETQLNQAPSIGQCAFVGIHSGGVWLMQRILATLKLDIPYGTLDAALYRDDYAQRGLKAQSKPSNIAFNVQDKHIILIDDIFYTGRTTRAAMNELFDYGRPASITLAVLINRGGAELPILPNIVGAEILLNPKQSLQLSQDTKGKLHLSLEDNFSENDLLK from the coding sequence ATGCAACTACCGAATCCTGAAACATTATTAACCGACATTACCACCAAAATTGAGACGCAATTAAATCAAGCGCCATCTATTGGACAGTGCGCTTTTGTAGGCATTCATAGTGGTGGCGTATGGTTAATGCAGCGCATCTTAGCGACTTTAAAATTAGATATTCCTTATGGAACGCTAGATGCCGCGCTATATCGCGATGACTATGCGCAGCGCGGATTAAAAGCGCAATCTAAACCTTCTAATATCGCCTTTAATGTGCAAGACAAACACATTATCTTAATCGATGATATCTTCTACACAGGCCGCACCACGCGCGCCGCGATGAATGAATTATTCGATTACGGCAGACCAGCGAGCATCACTTTGGCAGTTTTAATTAACCGCGGCGGCGCAGAGCTGCCTATTTTGCCGAATATCGTGGGGGCGGAAATTCTGCTCAATCCCAAGCAAAGTTTACAGTTATCGCAAGACACCAAAGGTAAGTTGCATTTAAGCCTAGAAGACAATTTTTCAGAAAACGACTTGTTAAAATAA